A window of the Branchiostoma floridae strain S238N-H82 chromosome 12, Bfl_VNyyK, whole genome shotgun sequence genome harbors these coding sequences:
- the LOC118428143 gene encoding 3-oxo-5-alpha-steroid 4-dehydrogenase 1-like, which translates to MAEILGTVTDFFYNMLPSDEEAFLDKLAYVMLGLSVPVFFITVFFKVAEYGRYTVKSSWALPARTAWLFQELPSFAVPVLLVLFGRAVRMTQLPNQVLLAMFVAHYFQRTFIFSLLIRGGKQTPFHIFRDAFVFCTYNGYLQGRYLAEFAHYPDTWLSEPRCIVGVAMFLVGMAINLHADHVLRNLRKPGETGYKIPQGGMFNYVSGANFFGEIVEWAGFAVACWSLPAAAFAVFTASNIGPRAYRHHKWYLQKFDNYPRNRRAVIPFLI; encoded by the exons ATGGCTGAGATTTTGGGGACGGTAACCGACTTCTTTTACAACATGTTACCAAGCGACGAAGAGGCTTTCTTGGACAAGCTTGCGTACGTTATGTTAGGGTTATCCGTACCCGTGTTCTTTATCACCGTTTTCTTCAAGGTGGCCGAGTATGGCCGCTACACCGTGAAGTCGTCCTGGGCGCTGCCTGCGCGAACGGCGTGGCTGTTCCAGGAGCTGCCCTCGTTTGCTGTTCCCGTGCTGCTCGTGCTGTTCGGCCGTGCTGTGAGAATGACGCAGCTGCCAAACCAGGTCCTGCTGGCCATGTTTGTGGCACACTACTTCCAGAG GACCTTCATCTTTTCGCTTCTGATACGCGGCGGGAAGCAGACGCCGTTCCATATCTTCCGTGACGCGTTCGTGTTCTGTACGTATAACGGATACCTGCAGGGCAGATACCTGGCCGAGTTTGCGCACTACCCCGATACTTGGCTGTCCGAACCGCGCTGCATCGTGG GCGTCGCCATGTTCCTAGTGGGGATGGCCATCAACCTTCACGCCGACCACGTGTTGAGGAACCTCCGGAAGCCTGGAGAGACAGGCTACAAGATCCCACAAG GCGGGATGTTCAACTACGTGTCCGGTGCCAACTTCTTCGGGGAGATTGTTGAGTGGGCCGGTTTCGCCGTCGCATGTTGGTCCCTACCGGCGGCTGCCTTTGCCGTCTTCACCGCTTCAAACATCGGCCCTAGAGCGTATCGCCATCACAA GTGGTACCTGCAGAAATTTGACAACTACCCGAGAAACAGGAGGGCCGTCATCCCCTTCCTCATCTGA
- the LOC118428124 gene encoding beta-galactoside alpha-2,6-sialyltransferase 2-like isoform X2, translating to MTTKWVFVLITMVTVTAVFCLYVTRHIFYVEMVGTKARAKWIPAYAKHRGIHSDDFRDNRTTATTSTKTTTTTTDRKTTDEPSLSSEARRLLCSLQSSASFRTLPTDEPPWRQLGYGDIQARPGLLQLYAGGFRTCAAVMSSGAMLGSRLGKDIDSHDAVLRYNSAPTKRYQSDVGSKTTLRLMNSQVVVKQSKYHWFTDPRYRNVTMVLWDPMSYGGTMAEWYKKPDFNLFPAYEKRRRASPREHLYIMDPRYLWELWEVLHRNTREKIVRNVPSSGFMGIHLLLSLCDTVDVYEYVPSKRETQRCHYYGEEMDIACTYGAYHPLRAEKELIKKLNIGPEEDVRNKGKITLPGFGSIQC from the exons ATGACGACAAAATGGGTGTTTGTCCTTATCACCATGGTTACGGTCACTGCCGTATTCTGCTTGTACGTAACACGACATATCTTCTACGTCGAGATGGTCGGAACGAAGGCCAGGGCAAAATGGATACCGGCGTATGCTAAACATCGAGGAATACATTCAGATGACTTCAGAGATAACcgaacaacagcaacaacatcaacaaaaacaacaacaacaacaacagatagGAAGACAACAGATGAACCA TCCCTCAGTAGTGAAGCCAGACGACTCCTCTGTAGTCTCCAGTCTTCGGCCAGCTTCCGCACGCTTCCGACAGACGAGCCTCCGTGGAGACAGCTGGGGTACGGGGACATCCAGGCCAGGCCGGGGCTTCTACAGCTGTACGCAGGTGGTTTTCGCACCTGCGCAGCTGTCATGAGCTCAGGAGCAATGCTGGGCTCACGGCTAGGAAAGGACATAG ATTCCCACGATGCAGTTTTGAGGTACAACAGTGCCCCTACGAAACGTTACCAGTCTGATGTGGGTAGTAAGACCACCCTGCGTCTCATGAACTCACAGGTCGTCGTGAAGCAGTCCAAGTACCACTGGTTCACCGACCCCCGGTACCGTAATGTCACCATGGTACTGTGGGACCCCATGTCGTATGGTGGTACCATGGCGGAG TGGTATAAGAAGCCAGATTTCAACCTGTTTCCCGCGTACGAAAAGCGTAGACGTGCCTCCCCTCGGGAACACCTGTACATCATGGACCCTCGCTATCTGTGGGAACTGTGGGAAGTTCTACACCGAAACACGAGAGAAAAGATCGTCAGGAACGTACCATCCTCTGGCTTCATGG GTATCCACCTGTTGCTGTCACTATGTGACACAGTAGATGTGTATGAGTACGTCCCCTCtaagagagagacacagagatgTCACTACTATGGGGAGGAGATGGACATCGCCTGTACGTACGGAGCATATCACCCCCTCAGAGCAGAGAAGGAGCTCATCAAGAAGTTAAACATAGGACCTGAGGAAGATGTAAGGAATAAAGGGAAAATAACTTTACCTGGTTTTGGAAGTATTCAGTGCTAG
- the LOC118428125 gene encoding transmembrane protein 256 homolog — translation MAAVGPELFVRIAGVSGALAVALGAYGAHAFRGDVGEKKTFDTGNRYHLLHSLALLAVPLTRRPLLVGSLLASGTLLFSGGCYLSSLLEMRSAAKITPIGGMLLIAGWLCIAL, via the exons atggctgccgttgGTCCAGAATTGTTTGTCCGAATCGCCGGTGTTTCTGGGGCTCTAGCCGTGGCGTTAGGCGCTTACGGAGCTCACG CATTCCGGGGTGATGTTGGGGAGAAAAAA ACGTTTGACACAGGGAACAGATACCACCTCCTGCACAGCCTGGCTCTGTTGGCAGTCCCTCTCACTCGCAGGCCACTACTG GTTGGCTCCCTGTTGGCGTCCGGTACTCTCCTGTTCAGTGGAGGCTGTTATCTCAGCTCACTGTTGGAGATGCGCTCCGCTGCCAAGATAACCCCCATTGGTGGCATGCTGCTCATCGCCGGCTGGCTCTGTATTGCTctgtaa
- the LOC118428124 gene encoding beta-galactoside alpha-2,6-sialyltransferase 2-like isoform X1, with product MRLRLQVCKCVFLALLYPSLLVLGHSNYRPRNTTCICRMTTKWVFVLITMVTVTAVFCLYVTRHIFYVEMVGTKARAKWIPAYAKHRGIHSDDFRDNRTTATTSTKTTTTTTDRKTTDEPSLSSEARRLLCSLQSSASFRTLPTDEPPWRQLGYGDIQARPGLLQLYAGGFRTCAAVMSSGAMLGSRLGKDIDSHDAVLRYNSAPTKRYQSDVGSKTTLRLMNSQVVVKQSKYHWFTDPRYRNVTMVLWDPMSYGGTMAEWYKKPDFNLFPAYEKRRRASPREHLYIMDPRYLWELWEVLHRNTREKIVRNVPSSGFMGIHLLLSLCDTVDVYEYVPSKRETQRCHYYGEEMDIACTYGAYHPLRAEKELIKKLNIGPEEDVRNKGKITLPGFGSIQC from the exons ATGAGGTTgcgtttgcaagtgtgcaagtgtgtATTTCTAGCACTGCTATATCCCTCGCTTCTCGTATTGGGTCATTCCAACTACAGgcctcgaaataccacctgcatatgcag GATGACGACAAAATGGGTGTTTGTCCTTATCACCATGGTTACGGTCACTGCCGTATTCTGCTTGTACGTAACACGACATATCTTCTACGTCGAGATGGTCGGAACGAAGGCCAGGGCAAAATGGATACCGGCGTATGCTAAACATCGAGGAATACATTCAGATGACTTCAGAGATAACcgaacaacagcaacaacatcaacaaaaacaacaacaacaacaacagatagGAAGACAACAGATGAACCA TCCCTCAGTAGTGAAGCCAGACGACTCCTCTGTAGTCTCCAGTCTTCGGCCAGCTTCCGCACGCTTCCGACAGACGAGCCTCCGTGGAGACAGCTGGGGTACGGGGACATCCAGGCCAGGCCGGGGCTTCTACAGCTGTACGCAGGTGGTTTTCGCACCTGCGCAGCTGTCATGAGCTCAGGAGCAATGCTGGGCTCACGGCTAGGAAAGGACATAG ATTCCCACGATGCAGTTTTGAGGTACAACAGTGCCCCTACGAAACGTTACCAGTCTGATGTGGGTAGTAAGACCACCCTGCGTCTCATGAACTCACAGGTCGTCGTGAAGCAGTCCAAGTACCACTGGTTCACCGACCCCCGGTACCGTAATGTCACCATGGTACTGTGGGACCCCATGTCGTATGGTGGTACCATGGCGGAG TGGTATAAGAAGCCAGATTTCAACCTGTTTCCCGCGTACGAAAAGCGTAGACGTGCCTCCCCTCGGGAACACCTGTACATCATGGACCCTCGCTATCTGTGGGAACTGTGGGAAGTTCTACACCGAAACACGAGAGAAAAGATCGTCAGGAACGTACCATCCTCTGGCTTCATGG GTATCCACCTGTTGCTGTCACTATGTGACACAGTAGATGTGTATGAGTACGTCCCCTCtaagagagagacacagagatgTCACTACTATGGGGAGGAGATGGACATCGCCTGTACGTACGGAGCATATCACCCCCTCAGAGCAGAGAAGGAGCTCATCAAGAAGTTAAACATAGGACCTGAGGAAGATGTAAGGAATAAAGGGAAAATAACTTTACCTGGTTTTGGAAGTATTCAGTGCTAG